In a single window of the Acyrthosiphon pisum isolate AL4f chromosome X, pea_aphid_22Mar2018_4r6ur, whole genome shotgun sequence genome:
- the LOC100168027 gene encoding microprocessor complex subunit DGCR8-like, producing MSEAAKLSQKFTPGSDSNDSDDEYDMQQQPKTEYFDETIKKQEYKEEEATRQYDENSCSNNDLPKGWKKIDHDSGMPIYMNTETRVCSFSKPYFLGVNSLKNHEIPVANIPCLNQKLNNETQNETNLALTSSSTSTSNRCPLTLSHAEYRNYCSKIFKFRNIKFYKFKSWVKRRAYIRSQRTNSKIKDLKKPISDSTAINSDVKRENNALNPEDLQYLNNLEGKSYIGILHEYIQRVMKTACHSFVVKELEQTKYPYLCTVVLDGIQYGIGTGSTKKQAKVDAARATLQILLPNVKYFQTDNSSETKNEIQDINHLEQYKIFDKLTVKDTMIPQICAQSTESTPYEMLKLCVKRNFGEGTNLLCEMEQMQSGSDTNNYFRCTMTVEKYSATVICKDKLDGRQKGAQALLKVLHPHIHYFGSLLRLYSHQHFEYTENKPNEDKPKAEQCRTHPDVELLKKLRKAMLKLESQTNDLKKM from the exons ATGTCCGAAGCTGCCAAATTGAGCCAAAAATTCACCCCTGGATCCGATTCGAACGACAGCGATGATGAATACGATATGCAGCAGCAGCCGAAG AcagaatattttgatgaaacCATTAAGAAACAAGAATACAAGGAAGAAGAAGCAACTCGGCAAtatg ATGAAAACAGTTGTAGCAATAATGATTTACCAAAGGGATGGAAAAAAATAGATCACGATAGTGGTATGCCAATTTATATGAATACAGAAACAAGAGTATGTTCATTTTCAAAGCCATATTTTCTAGGAGTTAACAGTCTTAAA AACCATGAGATTCCAGTAGCAAATATACCTTGTTTGAAtcagaaattaaataatgaaactcAGAATGAAACCAATCTTGCTTTAACTTCTTCTTCAACCTCTACTTCAAACA gATGTCCTTTGACATTGAGCCATGCAGAGTATCGAAATTACTGTagcaaaatattcaaatttaggaatattaaattttataaatttaa GTCGTGGGTAAAGCGCCGGGCATATATACGATCACAAAGAACCAATTCAAAGATAAAAGATCTTAAAAAACCAATATCCGATTCAACTGCTATTAATTCTGAtg tcAAAAGAGAGAATAATGCACTTAATCCTGAAGAtctgcaatatttaaataatttagaaggTAAAAGTTACATTGGTATATTGCATGAATACATTCAACGTGTAATGAAAACTGCATGTCATTCATTTGTGGTTAAAGAACTTG aaCAAACCAAGTATCCTTATTTATGTACAGTAGTCTTGGATGGAATACAATATGGTATTGGTACAGGATCGACCAAAAAACAAGCAAAAGTCGATGCTGCGAGAGCTActcttcaaatattattacctaacgtcaaatattttcaaactgaTAATTCTAGTGAAACTAAGAATGAAATTCAAGATATTAATCATCTTGAACAATACAAA ATCTTTGATAAATTAACCGTAAAGGATACAATGATACCACAAATTTGTGCTCAATCCACCGAATCCACACCATATGAAATGTTGAAGCTTTGTGTAAAAAG aaattttggAGAAGGTACAAATCTACTGTGTGAAATGGAACAGATGCAAAGTGGATCtgatacaaacaattattttcgcTGCACTATGActgtagaaaaatattctgcgaCAGTTATTTGTAAAGATAAACTTGATGGTCGCCAAAAAGGGGCACAAGCTCTATTAAAG GTATTGCACCCACATATTCATTACTTTGGATCTTTATTAAGATTGTATAGCCATCAACATTTTGAATACACTGAGAACAAACCAAACGAAGATAAACCTAAAGCCGAACAATGTAGAACTCATCCAGATGTTGAACTTCTTAAAAAATTGAGAAAAGCGATGTTAAAGCTGGAATCACAAACAAATGATttgaagaaaatgtaa
- the LOC100159148 gene encoding nuclear pore glycoprotein p62-like gives MTTPANTSCKLLVDYQLDIVVVRSSTQASAGFSLGSNTQPTSTGFSLGGTTQKSTGFSLGGTTQTSTGFSLGGTTQASTGFSFGKTTQASTGSTLGVTNQLSTGFSSGTTSASTGFSFASTTRTSNGLSLITTQASTASTTQASNAFSLGRYKTSTAFSSGATPTASTGFSFASTTRTSNGLSLITTQASTASTTQASNAFSLGRYKTSTAFSSGATPTASTGFSLASTTQTSTGFSLGGTTQASTGFSFGKTTQASTGFLLGVTNQPSTGFSLGTTSASTGFSLGTTQASNTISLGKNQTSTTFSMCATPTVFTGYSLASTTQTSTGFSLGSNTQPTSTGFSLGGTTQASPGSTLGVTNQPSTGFSLGTTSASTGFSFASTTRASNGLSLITTQASTASTFSSGTTPTMSTSLSLAGTTQASTGFSLATTKVSTGLSLSTSSAVPTGFLSGTTSTPGFSLSSSGKTTDQATIIQTTSVITTKAPPVASQYV, from the exons ATGACTACACCTGCCAATACTTCGTGTAAGTTGTTAGTTGATTATCAATTAGACATAGTGGTGGTTC ggaGTTCAACTCAAGCTTCGGCTGGTTTCTCTTTAGGGAGTAATACCCAACCAACGTCCACTGGTTTCTCATTAGGTGGTACCACCCAAAAATCTACTGGTTTCTCATTAGGTGGTACCACCCAAACATCTACTGGTTTCTCATTAGGTGGTACCACACAAGCATCTACTGGTTTTTCATTTGGTAAAACCACACAAGCATCAACTGGCTCAACGTTGGGCGTTACAAACCAACTATCTACTGGCTTTTCATCGGGAACAACTTCAGCATCTACTGGTTTCTCATTCGCTAGTACCACCCGAACATCTAATGGTTTATCGTTAATTACAACTCAAGCATCTACTGCTTCTACAACTCAAGCATCTAATGCTTTCTCATTGGGCAGATATAAAACATCAACTGCTTTCTCTTCGGGTGCAACTCCAACTGCATCTACTGGTTTCTCATTCGCTAGTACCACCCGAACATCTAATGGTTTATCGTTAATTACAACTCAAGCATCTACTGCTTCTACAACTCAAGCATCTAATGCTTTCTCATTGGGCAGATATAAAACATCAACTGCTTTCTCTTCGGGTGCAACTCCAACTGCATCTACTGGTTTCTCATTAGCCAGTACCACCCAAACATCTACTGGTTTCTCATTAGGTGGTACCACACAAGCATCTACTGGTTTTTCATTTGGTAAAACCACACAAGCATCAACTGGCTTCTTGTTGGGTGTTACGAACCAACCATCTACTGGCTTTTCATTGGGAACAACTTCAGCATCTACTGGATTCTCATTAGGTACAACTCAAGCATCTAATACTATCTCGTTGGGCAAAAATCAAACATCAACTACTTTCTCTATGTGTGCAACTCCAACTGTTTTTACTGGTTACTCATTAGCTAGTACCACTCAAACATCTACCGGTTTCTCTTTAGGGAGTAACACCCAACCAACTTCCACTGGTTTCTCATTAGGTGGTACCACACAAGCATCACCTGGCTCCACGTTGGGTGTTACAAACCAACCATCTACTGGCTTTTCATTGGGAACAACTTCAGCATCTACTGGTTTCTCATTCGCTAGTACCACCCGAGCATCTAATGGTTTATCGTTAATTACAACTCAAGCATCTACTGCTTCTACATTTTCTTCGGGTACAACTCCAACAATGTCTACCAGTTTATCATTAGCTGGTACCACTCAAGCATCTACTGGGTTCTCATTGGCCACAACTAAAGTATCAACAGGTTTATCTTTGAGTACGTCATCAGCAGTTCCTACTGGTTTCTTATCAGGGACAACAAGCACTCCTGGATTTTCATTGAGCTCTTCTGGAAAAACTACAGACCAAGCTACTATAATACAAACTACTTCAGTAATTACTACAAAAGCTCCACCTGTTGCATCtcagtatgtataa